In Pseudoliparis swirei isolate HS2019 ecotype Mariana Trench chromosome 11, NWPU_hadal_v1, whole genome shotgun sequence, a genomic segment contains:
- the slc5a6b gene encoding solute carrier family 5 member 6, which produces MDPSDQKHFTAADYVIFALLLAASIGIGLYHALSGGRQRTTQEFLLADRSMSCLPISLSLLASFQSAVAIIGVPAEVYAHGTQYWFIGCAYFLGLLIPAHVFIPVLYRLHLSSAYQYLELRFSNAVRICGTLAFIFQTVVYMGVCVYTPAFALNAATGFELWGSVLATGLVCTLYTTMGGLKAVIWTDVFQTVVMFAGQLAVIVVGVQQAGGVSEVWRKVREGNRIAALDLNPDPTERHTFWTLGVGGVFLMLSLYGVNQAQVQRYLSARTEKEAVRSCYMAFPSLQLSLALSCVMGLVMFALYCGEDHSDKLASSSKDAMVIYFVMDMLQGLPGLPGLFVACLFSAALSSISSAFNSLATVTMEDLVKPHFPAMTEARATLLSKAFALSYGLLCMAMAYFTHLMDDSVLQVALKIFGMVGGPVLGLFCLGMFFPWANSTGALAGLGTGLALAFWVGIGSIVARGGSGAMPLPGNTTSALHAALANVTLSRPSGLNRFYSLSYMWYSAFGCVTVILTGLAVSFLTGPMREEDVTPGTIYPLMGKLICLLPEPLKKKLCCVTPLGQTLPAQHKEDNGLASPREDGASPREADRFLREPQTALVEHETAM; this is translated from the exons ATGGACCCGTCCGACCAGAAGCACTTCACGGCCGCAGACTATGTGATATTTGCGCTCTTGCTCGCAGCCTCCATCGGCATCGGGCTGTACCACGCTCTTTCGGGGGGGCGTCAGCGCACCACGCAGGAGTTCCTGCTGGCGGACCGCAGCATGAGCTGTCTTCCCATTTCTCTGTCGCTCCTCGCCTCATTCCAGTCTGCGGTGGCGATTATCGGCGTGCCGGCGGAAGTCTACGCTCACGGCACTCAGTACTGGTTCATCGGCTGTGCCTACTTCCTCGGTCTGCTCATTCCGGCCCACGTTTTCATTCCCGTGTTGTACAGACTGCATCTTTCCAGCGCTTATCAG tATCTTGAGCTGCGCTTCAGCAATGCGGTGCGTATCTGTGGAACCTTGGCCTTCATCTTCCAGACA GTCGTCTATATGGGAGTTTGTGTGTACACTCCTGCCTTTGCACTAAATGCTG CCACTGGATTTGAATTGTGGGGTTCAGTGCTGGCTACTGGACTAGTGTGCACATTGTACACAACAATG GGTGGGTTGAAGGCCGTCATCTGGACAGACGTCTTTCAGACCGTCGTGATGTTTGCAGGGCAGCTGGCCGTCATCGTGGTGGGCGTTCAACAGGCTGGAGGCGTGTCCGAAGTCTGGAGGAAAGTCCGGGAGGGAAACCGCATCGCTGCTCTGGA CCTGAACCCGGATCCTACCGAGAGACACACCTTCTGGACtctgggggttgggggggtctTCCTCATGCTGTCCCTGTACGGAGTCAACCAGGCTCAGGTCCAACGGTATCTCAGCGCCCGCACAGAGAAAGAGGCTGTCAG gTCGTGCTACATGGCGTTTCCCTCCCTGCAGTTGTCTCTGGCTCTGAGCTGTGTGATGGGACTGGTCATGTTTGCACTTTACTGTGGAGAGGATCACTCTGACAAGCTGGCCTCCTCTTCAAAGGATGCG ATGGTGATCTACTTTGTGATGGATATGCTGCAAGGTCTGCCCGGTCTGCCCGGACTGTTCGTTGCGTGCTTGTTCAGCGCCGCTCTCAG CAGCATCTCTTCTGCTTTTAACTCTCTGGCCACCGTGACAATGGAGGACCTCGTCAAGCCACATTTCCCCGCCATGACGGAGGCGAGAGCCACCCTGCTGTCCAAAGCCTTCG CTTTGTCCTACGGGCTGCTGTGCATGGCCATGGCCTACTTCACTCACCTGATGGACGATTCGGTCCTCCAG gtggCTTTGAAGATCTTCGGGATGGTCGGCGGTCCCGTTCTCGGTCTGTTCTGTCTCGGGATGTTCTTCCCGTGGGCCAACTCCACC GGGGCGCTGGCCGGTCTGGGAACCGGTCTGGCTTTGGCTTTCTGGGTCGGCATCGGGAGCATCGTCGCCCGCGGCGGCTCCGGCGCGATGCCGCTGCCGGGCAACACGACGTCTGCGCTTCACGCCGCGCTCGCTAATGTCACTCTGAG CCGACCGTCTGGGCTGAACCGCTTTTATTCGTTGTCCTACATGTGGTACAGCGCCTTCGGCTGCGTCACGGTCATTCTCACCGGCCTGGCCGTCAGCTTCCTCACAG GCCCGATGAGAGAAGAAGATGTGACGCCCGGCACAATCTATCCCTTGATGGGGAAACTGATTTGTCTTCTACCTGAacctctgaagaagaagctcTGCTGCGTGACTCCTCTGGGGCAGACG CTCCCAGCACAACACAAAGAAGACAACGGGCTGGCGTCGCCACGAGAGGACGGGGCGTCGCCACGAGAGGCGGACAGATTTCTACGCGAGCCTCAAACGGCTCTCGTGGAGCACGAGACGGCGATGTGA